A single window of Gossypium hirsutum isolate 1008001.06 chromosome A10, Gossypium_hirsutum_v2.1, whole genome shotgun sequence DNA harbors:
- the LOC107897796 gene encoding LOW QUALITY PROTEIN: ABC transporter B family member 6 (The sequence of the model RefSeq protein was modified relative to this genomic sequence to represent the inferred CDS: inserted 1 base in 1 codon): MMISRGLFGWSPPHIQPLTPVSEVSEPPESPSPYLDTSAEAAAAAAAAQVEAEEEMEEAEELEPPPAAVPFSRLFACADRLDWVLMIVGSVAAAAHGTALVVYLHYFAKIVHVLGIGSSLTGPERLDEQIDRFRELALTIVYIAAGVFATGWIEVSCWILTGERQTAVIRSKYVQVLLNQDMSFFDTYGNNGDIVSQVLSDVLLIQSALSEKVGNYIHNMATFFSGLIIGFINCWEIVLITLATGPFIVAAGGISNIFLHRLAENIQDAYAEAASVAEQAVSYIRTLYAFTNETLAKYSYATSLQATLRYGILISLVQGLGLGFTYGLAICSCALQLWVGRFLVTHHRAHGGEIITALFAVILSGLGLNQAATNFYSFDQGRIAAYRLFEMISRSSSGSNQEGNMSPSLQGNIEFRNVYFSYLSRPEIPILSGFYLTVPAXKAVALVGRNGSGKSSIIPLMERFYDPTLGEVLLDGENIKNLKLEWLRSQIGLVTQEPALLSLSIKDNIAYGRDATLDQIEEAAKIAHAHTFISSLERGYETQVGRAGLALTEEQKIKLSIARAVLLNPTILLLDEVTGGLDFEAERTVQEALDLLMLGRSTIIIARRLSLIRNADYIAVMEEGQLVEMGTHEELLALDGLYAELLKCEEAAKLPRRTPVRNYKEMSTFQIEKESSSIYSFQESSSPKLIKSPSLQRVPGGFRAHDGAFNSQESPKAHSPPPEKMQENGLPVDDGDKEPSIRRQDSFEMRLPELPKLDVQSTQRPKSSGSDPESPVSPLLTSDPKSERSHSQTFSRPLSHSGDIPMKDKEAHHREAPSFWRLAQLSFAEWLYAVLGSIGAAIFGSFNPLLAYVIALIVTAYYRHQEPHHLQDEVDRWCLIIACMGIVTVVANFLQHFYFGIMGEKMTERVRRMMFSAMLRNEVGWFDEEENNADTLAMRLANDATFVRAAFSNRLSIFVQDSTAVLVALLIGMLLHWRLALVAFATLPVLTVSAIAQKLWLAGFSKGIQEMHRKASLVLEDAVRNIYTVVAFCAGNKVMELYRLQLKRILKKSFFHGMAIGFAFGFSQFLLFACNALLLWYTALCVKRRYMDLPTAVKEYMVFSFATFALVEPFGLAPYILKRRKSLTSVFEIIERVPKIEPDDNTALKPPNVYGSIELKNVDFCYPTRPEMLVLSNFSLKVNGGQTLAVVGVSGSGKSTIISLIERFYDPVAGQVLLDGRDLKTYNLRWLRNHLGLVQQEPIIFSTTIRENIIYARHNASEAEMKEAARIANAHHFISSLPHGYDTHVGMRGVDLTPGQKQRIAIARVVLKNAPILLLDEASSSIESESSRVVQEALDTLIMGNKTTILIAHRAAMMRHVDNIVVLNGGRIVEEGTHDSLVAKNGLYVRLMQPHFGKGLRQHRLV, encoded by the exons ATGATGATATCAAGGGGTTTGTTTGGGTGGTCACCACCCCATATACAGCCGTTGACACCAGTATCAGAGGTTTCGGAACCACCGGAATCGCCTTCTCCATACTTGGATACATCTGCGGAAGCAGCAGCAGCTGCTGCTGCGGCGCAGGTGGAGGCGGAGGAGGAAATGGAGGAGGCTGAAGAGCTGGAGCCGCCACCGGCTGCTGTTCCTTTCTCGAGACTCTTCGCCTGTGCTGATAGGCTTGATTGGGTTCTCATGATCGTTGGATCGGTTGCTGCTGCTGCTCATGGAACGGCTCTTGTTGTTTACTTGCATTACTTTGCGAAGATTGTTCATGTTCTTGGAATTGGGTCGTCACTAACGGGGCCGGAGAGATTGGATGAGCAGATTGACAGGTTTAGAGAG CTTGCTTTAACCATTGTTTATATTGCTGCTGGTGTTTTTGCCACTGGCTGGATTG AGGTTTCGTGCTGGATTTTGACGGGAGAGAGGCAGACTGCTGTCATCAGGTCAAAATATGTTCAAGTTTTATTGAACCAAGATATGAGCTTTTTTGATACTTATGGGAATAATGGAGACATAGTGAGTCAAGTATTGAGTGATGTACTGCTCATCCAGTCTGCTCTTAGTGAAAAA GTTGGGAATTACATTCATAACATGGCTACATTTTTCAGTGGTCTAATTATTGGTTTTATCAACTGTTGGGAGATTGTTCTCATAACACTAGCTACTGGTCCATTCATTGTTGCTGCTGGAGGAATATCCAATATATTTCTTCATAGGCTTGCTGAGAACATCCAAGATGCTTATGCTGAGGCAGCTAGTGTTGCTGAACAG GCAGTCTCTTACATTAGGACCTTGTATGCATTTACAAATGAAACTTTGGCCAAATATTCTTATGCAACCTCATTGCAAGCAACTTTGAGATATGGTATTTTGATTAGTCTTGTTCAAGGGCTTGGGCTTGGATTTACATATGGGCTTGCTATATGTTCTTGTGCCTTACAACTTTGGGTCGGAAGGTTCCTGGTCACACATCACAGAGCTCATGGTGGTGAAATAATAACAGCTCTTTTTGCTGTAATTTTAAGTGGCCT TGGGTTGAACCAGGCAGCAACAAATTTCTACTCATTTGACCAAGGACGAATTGCTGCTTATAGACTTTTTGAGATGATTAGTCGGTCATCCTCTGGCTCTAATCAGGAAGGGAACATGTCACCCTCCCTTCAAGGAAATATTGAGTTTCGCAATGTATATTTTAGTTATCTCTCTCGACCTGAAATCCCTATATTGAGTGGATTTTACCTCACTGTACCTG AAAAGGCTGTGGCCCTTGTTGGCAGAAATGGCTCTGGGAAAAGCAGTATTATTCCGCTCATGGAACGGTTTTATGATCCTACATTAG GGGAAGTTCTTCTAGATGGAGAGAATATTAAAAATCTAAAGCTGGAGTGGCTGAGAAGCCAAATAGGACTTGTTACTCAGGAACCTGCATTACTTAGTTTGAGCATAAAAGATAATATTGCTTATGGACGAGATGCTACGCTTGATCAAATCGAAGAAGCTGCAAAAATAGCACATGCCCATACATTTATTAGTTCGCTTGAGAGAGGATATGAGACACAG GTGGGGAGGGCTGGCTTAGCATTGACAGAAGAACAGAAAATCAAACTTTCTATTGCTAGAGCTGTGCTTTTGAACCCAACCATCCTTCTGCTTGATGAGGTGACTGGTGGACTTGATTTTGAGGCTGAAAGAACTGTACAGGAAGCTCTAGATCTTCTCATGTTAGGGCGTTCAACCATAATAATTGCTCGACGTCTTAGTCTCATAAGAAATGCTGATTATATAGCTGTGATGGAAGAGGGTCAGCTGGTTGAAATGGGTACACACGAGGAGTTACTAGCCCTTGATGGCTTGTATGCAgagctccttaaatgtgaagaGGCTGCAAAACTTCCAAGGAG GACACCAGTCAGGAACTACAAGGAGATGTCTACTTTCCAGATTGAAAAGGAGTCTTCATCAATTTACAGCTTCCAAGAATCATCATCTCCAAAATTGATCAAATCACCATCTCTTCAAAGAGTTCCTGGTGGATTCCGGGCCCATGATGGTGCTTTTAACTCACAAGAATCACCTAAGGCTCATAGTCCACCACCAGAGAAAATGCAGGAAAACGGTTTGCCTGTGGATGATGGTGATAAGGAACCATCAATCAGGAGGCAGGATAGTTTTGAAATGAGACTACCAGAGTTGCCAAAACTTGACGTTCAGTCTACCCAGAGGCCGAAATCAAGTGGTTCAGACCCAGAATCTCCCGTATCACCCCTTCTGACTTCTGACCCTAAAAGTGAACGTTCCCATTCTCAGACTTTTAGTCGTCCTCTCAGTCACTCTGGTGACATCCCAATGAAAGATAAGGAAGCACATCATAGGGAAGCTCCATCGTTTTGGAGGTTGGCACAACTTAGTTTTGCAGAGTGGCTCTATGCTGTGTTGGGAAGCATTGGCGCGGCAATCTTTGGCTCTTTTAATCCACTTCTTGCTTATGTTATTGCTCTGATAGTAACTGCATATTATAGGCATCAGGAACCTCATCACTTACAGGATGAAGTAGACAGGTGGTGTTTGATAATTGCCTGTATGGGTATAGTGACTGTTGTTGCTAACTTTTTGCAACATTTCTACTTTGGCATTATGGGGGAAAAGATGACTGAACGGGTTCGCAGGATGATGTTTTCAG CAATGCTGCGCAATGAAGTTGGATGGTTTGATGAAGAAGAGAATAATGCTGACACCTTGGCCATGCGCTTGGCAAATGATGCTACATTTGTACGGGCTGCTTTTAGCAACCGACTTTCAATATTTGTACAGGATAGTACTGCTGTTCTTGTTGCTTTGCTAATTGGGATGTTGCTACATTGGCGGTTGGCGCTTGTGGCATTTGCAACCCTGCCAGTTCTAACTGTCTCTGCTATTGCACAG AAATTATGGCTCGCTGGATTTTCTAAGGGAATCCAGGAGATGCATAGGAAGGCATCATTGGTCCTTGAGGATGCAGTGAGAAACATTTACACTGTTGTAGCATTTTGCGCTGGTAATAAGGTAATGGAGCTCTACAGATTGCAGCTGAAGAGAATATTGAAAAAGAGTTTCTTTCATGGAATGGCGATAGGGTTTGCGTTTGGCTTTTCACAGTTTCTTCTTTTTGCCTGCAATGCTCTTCTCCTTTGGTACACTGCACTCTGTGTTAAAAGACGGTACATGGATCTGCCTACAGCTGTCAAGGAGTACATGGTTTTCTCTTTTGCTACTTTTGCACTCGTGGAGCCATTTGGATTGGCACCATACATTCTTAAGAGGCGGAAATCTCTCACTTCAGTGTTTGAAATTATTGAGCGAGTCCCTAAAATCGAGCCAGATGATAACACAGCATTGAAGCCACCTAATGTCTACGGAAGCATTGAGTTGAAAAACGTTGATTTCTGCTATCCTACTCGTCCAGAAATGTTGGTCTTGAGCAATTTTAGTCTTAAAGTTAATGGGGGACAAACTTTAGCTGTTGTTGGAGTTTCAGGCTCTGGGAAGAGTACCATAATATCTTTGATCGAAAGATTCTATGATCCAGTAGCAGGTCAGGTTCTACTTGACGGACGGGATTTAAAAACCTACAATTTGAGGTGGTTGAGGAATCACTTGGGTCTTGTTCAACAGGAACCCATAATCTTCTCAACTACTATCAGGGAAAACATCATATATGCAAGGCACAATGCTAGTGAAGCTGAGATGAAAGAGGCTGCAAGGATAGCTAATGCTCACCATTTTATCAGCAGCTTGCCTCATGGTTATGACACACATGTCGGTATGAGGGGTGTGGATTTGACCCCAGGACAGAAACAAAGAATTGCCATCGCTCGAGTTGTGTTGAAGAATGCTCCCATCTTATTATTGGATGAAGCTAGCTCTTCCATTGAATCTGAGTCTAGCCGAGTGGTCCAGGAGGCACTTGATACGCTGATAATGGGGAACAAAACTACCATTTTGATAGCCCATAGAGCTGCAATGATGAGGCATGTTGACAACATTGTAGTACTTAATGGTGGTCGAATTGTAGAGGAAGGAACACATGATTCTTTGGTAGCCAAAAATGGCTTGTATGTTCGTTTAATGCAACCTCATTTTGGGAAGGGCTTGCGTCAGCATCGGCTGGTTTAG